A genomic stretch from Candidatus Syntrophosphaera sp. includes:
- the glmM gene encoding phosphoglucosamine mutase produces the protein MNKLMTGVSGVRGVFADTLNPSVALRYAARFGQFISLNSLHRDASGRPKIVVGRDSRTTGIAMLNAVVSGLLSVGCDVVEIGIVATPTVLLNVKKHSAQGGVAITASHNPPQWNALKFVDGDGMFLSADRSARFLASSDDEVEWKGWQGVGTLVQDSEAIAHHIGQVLQIPWLDLELIRARRFKVVLDSVNGAGGLVSPLLLQALGCELVEINSAPTGIFAHPAEPLNENLTQLEEAVKLHQADLGFATDPDVDRLSIVDEHGACIGEEYSVALAELFILPKNPGDIVVNLSTSMLSDHIAARFGVRVHRAKVGEINVGKLMQELGSPIGGEGNGGIICPEVNYTRDAIAGMALILGLLAERGQTVSQIVAELPRFHIAKARLELAPERMEPALASLPGLLEGYELDLRDGIKATQADHWVHIRKSGTEPIIRVYAESQSQERSEQLCRDILAKLGG, from the coding sequence ATGAACAAGCTGATGACCGGCGTTAGCGGGGTTCGGGGCGTCTTCGCGGACACCCTGAACCCCTCTGTCGCATTGCGCTACGCGGCACGGTTCGGACAGTTCATCAGCCTGAATTCACTCCATCGGGACGCATCAGGCCGGCCCAAGATAGTGGTGGGCAGGGATTCCCGCACCACGGGGATCGCCATGCTCAATGCCGTCGTCTCCGGTCTGCTCAGTGTCGGCTGTGATGTGGTGGAGATCGGCATTGTTGCCACCCCCACAGTCCTGCTCAACGTCAAAAAGCACTCCGCCCAAGGTGGGGTCGCCATCACGGCCTCGCACAATCCGCCCCAGTGGAACGCGCTTAAATTTGTCGATGGCGACGGAATGTTCCTATCTGCGGACAGATCCGCCCGGTTTTTGGCCTCAAGCGACGATGAAGTCGAATGGAAGGGCTGGCAGGGCGTCGGAACCCTGGTTCAAGATTCAGAAGCGATAGCCCACCATATCGGCCAAGTGCTGCAGATTCCCTGGCTGGACCTGGAACTGATCCGCGCCCGAAGATTCAAGGTGGTGCTGGATTCCGTCAATGGCGCCGGCGGCCTCGTCTCCCCTTTGCTTCTCCAAGCCCTGGGCTGTGAGCTTGTGGAGATAAACTCAGCCCCCACCGGGATCTTTGCCCATCCGGCCGAGCCTCTGAACGAGAACCTCACCCAGCTTGAGGAGGCTGTCAAGCTCCACCAGGCTGATCTGGGCTTCGCCACCGATCCGGATGTGGACAGGCTTTCCATCGTCGACGAGCATGGCGCTTGCATCGGCGAGGAATACTCCGTGGCCTTGGCGGAGCTGTTCATCCTGCCCAAAAACCCGGGTGACATCGTCGTAAACCTCTCCACTTCGATGCTTTCAGACCACATCGCCGCCCGCTTCGGAGTGCGGGTCCACAGGGCCAAGGTCGGCGAGATCAATGTGGGCAAGCTCATGCAGGAGCTCGGCTCGCCCATCGGCGGCGAAGGCAACGGCGGGATAATCTGCCCGGAGGTCAATTACACCCGTGACGCCATTGCTGGAATGGCCTTGATCCTGGGGCTTTTGGCCGAACGCGGCCAAACAGTTTCCCAGATCGTGGCCGAACTGCCGCGCTTCCATATCGCCAAAGCCAGGCTGGAACTCGCTCCGGAGCGTATGGAACCTGCCCTGGCCAGCCTGCCCGGATTGCTGGAAGGATATGAACTCGACCTGCGCGACGGAATCAAAGCCACGCAAGCTGATCATTGGGTCCACATCCGCAAGAGCGGCACCGAACCCATCATCCGCGTCTATGCTGAAAGCCAGTCGCAGGAACGATCTGAGCAGCTTTGCCGGGATATCCTGGCAAAACTGGGCGGGTAG
- a CDS encoding sodium:calcium antiporter, with protein MLISLLILAGGFVLLIGGAELLVRGASSLARRFRVPEIVIVLTVVALGTSTPELILNI; from the coding sequence ATGCTAATCTCGCTATTGATATTGGCCGGGGGATTCGTTCTCTTGATCGGAGGCGCGGAATTGTTGGTCCGCGGCGCCAGTTCGCTGGCCAGGCGGTTCCGGGTCCCGGAGATCGTGATCGTCCTCACGGTTGTGGCTTTGGGCACCTCCACCCCGGAATTGATCTTGAATATCT